The Halomonas binhaiensis nucleotide sequence ATCAGTGCACCTGCAAACAGGGCGCCTACTGAGACCGGGGAATAGCTGGCCATCAGGATCAGCATGATACTCGGTGGGATCAGGATGCCGAGACAACCACTGGCCATGATCACACCAGCAGACAGGCCTTTGTGGTAGCCGTACTTGAGCATCGGCGCCAGGGCAATCAGCCCCATCACGGCAATGGAGGCTCCGACGATGCCGGTGGTGGCCGCCAGCAGGACGGAGACGATGACCACGGTCAACGCAAGGCCGCCCGAGCATAATCGAAACAGCGTGCCATCAGAATGAACAGTGGAATGGCGACCAGGACATAGTTGTCCATGGCACGGCCATAGATATTGTTGATGATGATGCCGAGCACTTGGGGACCAGGGCCGAACCAGGCACCCAGGACTGCGGTTCCTCCCAGAACGAAGGCCAGGGGATGTCCCATGAATAGACCCACCATCAGTCCGCCGAACATGAATACAGTAAGCATTTCCGGACTCATCGGGCATCTCCCTCTGCCGGTGTGCCGCGTAGTTCATTGATGGCACGTATCACGATGGCGATGGCCTGGAGCAGAATCAGCACTGCCGCAATGACCAGGACGGCTTTCACCGGGTAGACCGGAATGGAAACGATGCCGTAGGTGGATTCAGAACGACTCCAGGAGCGTTCAAAGAACTTCCAGCTATAGGTAAGGAACATCACGATGAATGGCGTAAAGAAGATCAGATAGCCGAGGATATCGATCAATGCGCGCCCACGCCGTGACAGCAGGCGCTTGAGAACGTCCACTTCCACATGGGCGTGATGACGCAGGCCATAGGCGGCCAGCAGCATGAAGTGGGTGCCGAACAGCATGGTGGTGACGTCGAAAGCCCAGTCACTGGGTCGGCCTATGAAGAAGCGGCTGGCAATGTCATAGACCACCACCACGGTGATGACCGCGATCAATGGCGCGATCAGACGGCCGAACCACTCGTTCAGGCAGTCGATGGCCTTGGCAATATTGTTCATGAGGGGAGGTCCTGTGAAGTCAGCATCTGCCTGGATGGTCTCAAGATGATGGTCTCAAGATGGATGGCCGACGGACTGGCAGGCAGTGCCATCGGCCATCACCGAGCCATAACCCATGGGCCATGACGGTGGCCCGGGGGCTACTTGTTCATGCAGGCTTCAATGTCTTCCAGTGACGGTAGATTGTCGGTCACTCGGCTCATGTTGTAAGGCACCGAGATGTCGCGCCATTGTGCGTAGTCCTGCAGATAGCTGATCATCGAATGATAGATCTTGGCATGCATGGGGTCTTCGCAGGCACCCTGCACGATCACCTCGTTGGTGATGTCCTGAATCTTGGCCAGGTCATCCGCGGACAGCTGATTGATGGTGGTGCCGTCTGCGAGGAACTTGGCCGTGCCATCGGTGGACTCTTTCTCGGACCAGGCCAGTGACCAGGTCATGGTCGCTTGGGCGGCGATCTTCAGTTTTTCCTGGGTTTCCTCGGACAGGGCGTCCCAGGCCTCCTTGTTGATCATCACCCCGAACACACTGGCGGACTGGTGCCATCCGGGTGTCATCCAGTAATCGGCAACCTCGGAGAACCCTGCCTTGTAATCGACACCGGGTGTGGAGAACTCTGCGCCATCGACGACACCGCGCTCGATGGCCTGATAGATCTCGCCACCGGCCAAGGTGACCTGGGAACCGCCAAGTTGTTCCAGCACACGTCCCTGGTCACGACCGGATAGTCGCAGGCGCTTGCCCTTGAGGTCTGCCAGACTTTCGATGGGGGTGCCGCCACGGAACCCCGATTCATTGTTGGTGATACCGTAGGGCAGGTAGACCATGTTGTACTGGCCGTAGACCTCCTGATAGAGGTCGAAGCCCCCCCATTGATTGATCCAGTTCAAGTAGTCGACACCATTGAACAGGCTGGTGGTGGTAGCCAGCGGCGAGAATGCTGGACTGCGACCGGCCCAGTAGCCGGGCCAGTCACCGGAAGCCTGGATACTGCCGCTTTCGGTAGCATCGAAGACCTCGGTGCCAGGCATCAGGGTGCCCCCGGCATAGAATTCGATCTGGACCTCGTCGCCGGCCAGTTGGTTGACCAGTTCGGCCCAGTGACGGTCGATCTGGATCAGGTCCAGGTTATCTGGCCAGGTGGTGGTCATGGTCCACTTTTCCTGGGCGACCGCGTGGCTGGAAAGGGTGGCCAGGGCGATGCCCGCAGCCAGACCAGTCAAGGTAAACTTGTTCATTGTTTGTTGTGCTCCCCTTGTCCTTGTCTTGTACAAGTGATGATTTGTTATTCGTACTGGGTTCTGCACTGATGATAGGGCGCTGGGCCTCGGGTTTCCGGAAGGTGATTCGACCATCGATGATGGTGCCAAGGTGTCCGGACCGTTTGGCTTGCAACATCAAGCTAGCACGCGGCGAGAATTCTGTTCGATGCTCCCTTGGTGGCTGATGCGGCCGAGACGAATCCCCTCGAGAGTGGCTGGTGTGGAGGAAAAGATGTCGATATATCAGATAAATGAGGGCTTTTGTCGTTATCTTTGCTGCATCGGTGCTGTTATTTCAGCGTTTAAACACTCGCTTAAATTAGACCAAAGTTGATTAATGGAATCCCTATGTCGCAGAGTTCTTCGTCATTTGAAATCAGCCGGCTGGAGTCCTGGCGACATAGCCTTTCCGAACGACGTTGGCGAGGACTTGTATGGGTCACGGGGGCTGTCGGTGAAGCGGATGCATGTGTAGCGGGGGTCAGGGATTGGTGGTTGCAGGGCAATTGGCAGGCGCCGTTGTGGGTAGGAGGAGTGGCCGCCTGCACAAGTGAGTCTACTGAGCTCCGCTCAAGTCAATCTATAGACCCCCGCTCAAGGCTGTCTCCTGCCAAGGCGCGAACCCGTCTGGGAAGCGAGCATGACCTGATCGTGATTGATGCGCTGTCGCCGGGGCATGGGTTGGATCCTGATGCGCTGGGAGCGCTTGCGGGGACTCTGGTCGCGGGTGGGATTCTGGTGTTGCTCACAGCGGATGATGGTGGCGCCAGGCCGGATGCGGACTATGCGCGCCTGGCGGCACATCCATGGACATTGGAACAGATGACCAGCCGCTATCTCCGGCGTTTCCACTCGCGGTTGGCGGAGCTGGTCCAGCAGTTGCCTGGAATTGCCTGCTGGCGTCCGGGGCAGTCGCTGGAGTGGCAGGATATTCCTGCTGGCAGTATCACGCAGCCCGAGCCCGTGCAGGACGCGGAGTGCCTGACTCTGGATCAGGCAAAGGCGGTCGACAGCCTGATTCGGCTCAAGCGTCGCCGTCCTTTCGTGCTGACGGCCGATCGTGGACGAGGCAAGTCTTCAGCGTTGGGCATTGCCTGTTCACGTCTGCTGGAAAAGGCTGCTGCCAGGCATGAGGTGCTGGATATCGTACTGACGGCCCCACGACCGGACGCGGTAGCCCCTGTATTTGAACGCCTGGCTGCACTGTGTCCTCAGGGTGAACGTAGCGCCAACGAATTCGAGGCACCTGGTGGCAGCGTACGTTTCATGGCGCCTGATGCGTTATCCGCCATGGTGGCTGGGGGCGGCAAGTCTTTCGGCCGGCAAGAGAGCAACACCGGCAGGCATTCTCACGGCGACATGAGGACTCAACGTCGCTTGCTGCTGGTGGACGAGGCCGCAGCGATTCCTGCTGCCATGCTGGCTGAGTGGCTCCTGGCTTTCCCTCGCATCGCCTTTTCCACCACGGAGCATGGCTATGAAGGTTCCGGGAGGGGCTTTGCACTGCGTTTTCGGCGTCGCCTCGATGAGCTGACACCGCAATGGCGCAGCCTGCATCTGAAAACGCCGGTACGCTGGGCTCAGGGAGACCCTCTGGAAATTGCCACGTCACGCCTGTTGCTGCTGGATGCGGAGCCAGGGGATATCACTGGCGATGGTGCTGCCTCCCGGCTAGGCCGATTGCCCATATGCCTGCTCGACCCCGATCAACTGATGACTGATGAAGTGGCCCTGGCTAGATTGTTCGGCTTGCTGGTTCAGGCCCATTATCGCACTACGCCAGCAGATCTCCGTGCATTGCTTGATGCACCTGGTGGTCACTTGATGCTGCTGGGTGAGCCCGACACTCCTGCCGGAGTCATTGTCAGCCAGGATGAAGGTAGCTTCGATGCTGAGCTGGCCGATGCTGTGGCGCGCGGTGAACGGCGTCCACGGGGACATCTCCTGGCCCAGTCCCTGGCCGTGCATGCAGGAGAAAGAGAAGCGCTCATTGCACGCGTCAGGCGAATCAGTCGCATCGCCGTGCATCCTGAGATGCGCAGGCAAGGAGGCGGCAGCCGATTGTTGGAAGCTGCCCGGAAGCAGGCTGAACACGATGGCGTCGACCTGCTGGGCGCCAGTTTCGGGGCTGATCCAGAGTTGTTGTCCTTCTGGCTCAGCCAGGGCTACCGCATTGTGCGCTTGGGGCTGACGCGTGAAGCAGCCACCGGTGAGCATGCTGTGATGGTGGTCCACCCGTGCTCGGAGCATGGACGCATGCTGGTCGAACGTCTTGCCCAGCGATTCCAGTGTCAATTACCGGGATTGCTGGCGTTTGAGCTGTGTACTTTGTCTCCTGCATTGGTGGCTATATTGCTGGAGGCCGTTGCAAGAAGGGCCGCTGCAGGAGAGACCCAGTCAGGAGATCCGTGGGCCTATATCAGCACAACCCATCGGCAGGATCTGGAAGATGTGGTGGCCGGTGGCCGTGAGCCGGCATTGGTACGTCCGGCCATCCAGAGCCTGGTGACGGCGGCGGCGGGCGCCGGCTGCCTGGCAACGGTCGATGCTCAATGGCTGGCAGCCTGGGCTTTCCAGGGGCGTGACGAGGCAGCCTTGGCACATGCGCTGTCACTGACAGGCAGGGCTCAGGTCAAGCAATGGCGGCGTAGCACAGTGGCAGAGCTGTTGGACGGGCTTGGTAGTCTTTCCAAGCGGTATCAGCAAGGGTAGAGTGCCTTCAAACTCGGGGAAAATTCTTTAAATTACACCTCCCCATTCTGAATTGGGTCAATATCCTCAGATCAATATATAAAGGCGCTATGAACGCACATCTTGAAAGTCTGTCTCCGGCCATTCTGTGGCGCCACTTCCGCACACTGTGTAATACACCTCGTCCTTCTGGCCATGAAGCGGCGCTGTTGGTCAAACTGGAGCAGTGGGCGGAAGAACGGGGCCTGGATCACGACCGCGATGCCTACGGTAACCTGCGTATCTGTAAACCGGCGAGTCCAGGTTTTGAGCAGGCGCCAGGTGTGATTCTCCAGGGCCATCTGGATATGGTGGCGCAGGCCAACGCCAATTCCTCCCATGATTTCACTCAGGATCCTATCGACACAGAGATCCGTGATGGCTGGCTGAAGGCGCGTCATACCACCCTGGGTGCTGATAACGGCATCGGTGTGGCGGCGGCCCTGGCGGCACTTGAGGACGATGGTATTGTGCATGGTCCGCTGGAGGCGCTGTTCACCCTGGAAGAGGAAAGCTCCATGGGTGGGGCGTTGAACCTGGCCGAAGGGTGGCTGGAAGGCAAGTTGTTGCTCAACCTCGATTCCGAGGATCGTGGCCAGGTATATATCGGCTGCGCGGGTGGTGCTGATGTCAATGTAGAGGCGCAATTGCCTCAGGAGCCGCTGACGGAGGACGAAGTGGCCATGACGCTGGCACTGACCGGCCTGCGCGGAGGTCATTCCGGCATCGATATTCACAAGGGGCTGGGGAATGCCAATCGCCTGCTGGTTCGGGTGTTACGTGCCCTGGATGCCTGCGGCGCACGTCTGGCAAGTTACCACGGTGGCACGCTACGCAATGCTCTGCCCAGGGAAGCTTTTGCCACCATTGCATTGCCCCAGGACGAGGTTGAAGCGGCCAGGTCACGGGTGGC carries:
- a CDS encoding aminoacyl-histidine dipeptidase, which translates into the protein MNAHLESLSPAILWRHFRTLCNTPRPSGHEAALLVKLEQWAEERGLDHDRDAYGNLRICKPASPGFEQAPGVILQGHLDMVAQANANSSHDFTQDPIDTEIRDGWLKARHTTLGADNGIGVAAALAALEDDGIVHGPLEALFTLEEESSMGGALNLAEGWLEGKLLLNLDSEDRGQVYIGCAGGADVNVEAQLPQEPLTEDEVAMTLALTGLRGGHSGIDIHKGLGNANRLLVRVLRALDACGARLASYHGGTLRNALPREAFATIALPQDEVEAARSRVAALEADIQAELSGIDDALSLSLKIADEAPENALARQASRLLIAALHAAPCGVERMSVEVPDVVETSNNLGVVQLADGRFHLCALVRSLRDSATADMAERFRALFELIGAHTRVENGYPGWTPQPESALLQRFCELHHTRLGCEPEIKVIHAGLECGILGGKYPHLEMISFGPLIRGAHSPDERVEIASVAEFYGLLKALITDLARNPV
- a CDS encoding TRAP transporter small permease subunit, with the translated sequence MNNIAKAIDCLNEWFGRLIAPLIAVITVVVVYDIASRFFIGRPSDWAFDVTTMLFGTHFMLLAAYGLRHHAHVEVDVLKRLLSRRGRALIDILGYLIFFTPFIVMFLTYSWKFFERSWSRSESTYGIVSIPVYPVKAVLVIAAVLILLQAIAIVIRAINELRGTPAEGDAR
- the dctP gene encoding TRAP transporter substrate-binding protein DctP, producing MNKFTLTGLAAGIALATLSSHAVAQEKWTMTTTWPDNLDLIQIDRHWAELVNQLAGDEVQIEFYAGGTLMPGTEVFDATESGSIQASGDWPGYWAGRSPAFSPLATTTSLFNGVDYLNWINQWGGFDLYQEVYGQYNMVYLPYGITNNESGFRGGTPIESLADLKGKRLRLSGRDQGRVLEQLGGSQVTLAGGEIYQAIERGVVDGAEFSTPGVDYKAGFSEVADYWMTPGWHQSASVFGVMINKEAWDALSEETQEKLKIAAQATMTWSLAWSEKESTDGTAKFLADGTTINQLSADDLAKIQDITNEVIVQGACEDPMHAKIYHSMISYLQDYAQWRDISVPYNMSRVTDNLPSLEDIEACMNK
- a CDS encoding tRNA(Met) cytidine acetyltransferase TmcA; the encoded protein is MSQSSSSFEISRLESWRHSLSERRWRGLVWVTGAVGEADACVAGVRDWWLQGNWQAPLWVGGVAACTSESTELRSSQSIDPRSRLSPAKARTRLGSEHDLIVIDALSPGHGLDPDALGALAGTLVAGGILVLLTADDGGARPDADYARLAAHPWTLEQMTSRYLRRFHSRLAELVQQLPGIACWRPGQSLEWQDIPAGSITQPEPVQDAECLTLDQAKAVDSLIRLKRRRPFVLTADRGRGKSSALGIACSRLLEKAAARHEVLDIVLTAPRPDAVAPVFERLAALCPQGERSANEFEAPGGSVRFMAPDALSAMVAGGGKSFGRQESNTGRHSHGDMRTQRRLLLVDEAAAIPAAMLAEWLLAFPRIAFSTTEHGYEGSGRGFALRFRRRLDELTPQWRSLHLKTPVRWAQGDPLEIATSRLLLLDAEPGDITGDGAASRLGRLPICLLDPDQLMTDEVALARLFGLLVQAHYRTTPADLRALLDAPGGHLMLLGEPDTPAGVIVSQDEGSFDAELADAVARGERRPRGHLLAQSLAVHAGEREALIARVRRISRIAVHPEMRRQGGGSRLLEAARKQAEHDGVDLLGASFGADPELLSFWLSQGYRIVRLGLTREAATGEHAVMVVHPCSEHGRMLVERLAQRFQCQLPGLLAFELCTLSPALVAILLEAVARRAAAGETQSGDPWAYISTTHRQDLEDVVAGGREPALVRPAIQSLVTAAAGAGCLATVDAQWLAAWAFQGRDEAALAHALSLTGRAQVKQWRRSTVAELLDGLGSLSKRYQQG